GGCAGGACTCCGTGGTCCCTCTGGTAGTCCTGCGGACTTGCCTTCAGACACACCCTCCCCTTGCTCCCAGGCCACCTCCTTGCTGGCTCGTCCGGCCCGAAGTTTGCTGTGAATCACATGTTCACATGCACATCTGCACTTGCAGCTGGTGGCACCCAGGCATATGGGCCCCTGTGACAACTGGTGCTCCtactccagctgctggcactCAGACCCCCATACATACACACAATGTGCACACAGAATAGAGCCCCTCACCCAGGAAAATGGTTAGAAATGGAGTTTAATCCGAAGGCAGGACAGACTGTGCTGATGGGGTACAGGGCATGGATGGACCAGCGTACTGACCAGCCAGCTCTGTACATGCAACCCGTCCTTTGCATCCTTTTATCCCTTTATTTTCCAATGTTTGTTCCTTCTCAGATCACCTAGATCCCTCCTTTTCcatgcctttttcttcctcccctaaACATCCCATCCCCTAAACGTCCTGTGTGATCCCAAAATGCTCTTCTCCTGCATCCCATAATGATTCCCATACCCCTAGGCATTGACACCCCCACCCAGCCCAAAGGTGCTTCAGAGAGCTGCTCCTCTCAGCTCATTACGGTGGGTTTCACACCTGGAACAAGGGCCTGAGGCTgtcctgggacagccctggtAGGGCCTGGACAGACCCCCCTTCTTCTGACTCCATAACTGGGGTTTCCCCACCTGCCTTTGGGCCTCTGGGCTTGGGGAGGTGGGTTTCTGATGGACTGGTGACTCCTGTGATGGCCTGGGAGTAGCTGGGGGAAGGTATTACTTGTATGGCCCCGCCTGCTATCATCTGTCTGTGTTTGAATAGGAGCTTTTTGCTGCTCCTGGCAATCGGGTGGGTCCAGAGTGAGGGTGAGGCTCTCAGTGTCTCCTGTAAAACTTGTGTTATGCTGTAGTTAGGGTCTCTTCAGCTCTTCCCTGGGGAATTGTGGTGGTGCTTCATGAGGTCCTTAATGGACTCTGCCATTAAGGCACTCCTGAACCCAACTGTGCTTGTTCCTGGTCCCAGCCGAGAGGTATGAGCTAGCTCAaggcttcctctgcttctgaGGCGGAGGAGGCAAGCACCCCAGAGAGCGTAGAGACAGGTGGGAAGGTTTGCCCCTCGGAGATGCCTCTCTCCTTGCTGGCTGGAGGCTGCCCAGGTGCTGGACATGGAGGATGTCTTCTGTAAGCGTTTGGGACGTGCTTGGAGAAACAGGAGCAGCAGCGCAGAAATGTGGGTGAGTGACTGCATGGCCTCAGGCGGCTGCACTGCACAGTAACAGCACTGCTCTCTGTCTCTCAGAGCCCCTCTGTTCTCGATGCGATGTGCACAGAAGATGCAGACTGTCCCATGGGAAACCCGGTGGTTCGTGGCAACGGTACTAGCTGTTTTGctaaaaaacataaaatcatttaATTCCTCATGTTTGGTAGCAAACAGATCCACAAGGGTGCCTGATTGCCTGAGTTCAGTGCTTTTTGTAAGTGTGCACGGAATTGCTCTCCAGCCATTTGTTCTTGGCAAAACCTTACAGCTACCTGTCACAGCTGGATGAGCAGGTGCTGCAGGCACAAGGCGCTGTCACAGCAAATACAGGGGTGCTTTGTTTCTGATGTTGGCTGTTGGAATTGAAACCAATGTGCCGTGTGATTGGCAGGTTTTCCTTTCGTAATACAACCTGTCTTTTATTTCATGCTGATTAATATTAGCAGCCCATGTGAGTTCAGCCGCAAAAGTCTATTTCAGCTCTAGGAGGTTGGTTGCCAAAGCTTTGTGTGCGGGATTGCCCCAGTTTGTTGTGTTCCCACCCGGGGAGCAGGTGGCTTCAGCAGCCATGGGGCAGGAGAGGCTGCGCTGGACAGACGGGCGCTGACAGCAGCAAGCAGCTTCTTGTCTTTGTAAAACAGCTCCTGTCATTTGGCCTCGAGGGAAGGTTTCACAAGGAAGTTGTTGGGTGGGAAAAACACTGAAGATGATCCCAGGGTCGTTTTTGTAGTTCAGGTTTCGAGAAGGCCAGAACAAGCCTGTGGCCAGGGCACTATCCCAGGAGGGGAGCTGTAGAGAAGACGTTTGGAAAAGTAGTAAATTATATACATTGTCTCATTTCTAGGGATAAAAACTGGGAAATGTGTGATGTTCAACACCACCCATTCCACCTGTGAGATCTATGGCTGGTGTCCTGTGGAGAACACCACCCTGCCCAGGTAAGACACAGAGTGATGGGACAGCAGGCGTTGAGAGCTTTGGTTGCTTCCCTCTGTAGTCTGTGTAACCAGGAGCCTGATCATACTTGCCTGAGGGGCAGCTAGGCTCAGGGAGACCCTTGACACTGATCTGCTGGTCAGTTAAGCCAAGAGAACTTCTCACAAGAGCATTTATTGCAACTGTCCATTGTAGCCAAAGTCCTTGGATCATGGAAGAGACTGTAGGGCAAAGGGAATTGGGACCTGCCTTGGCCACTGTGCAAAATTTGAGTTTGTTGGTGGTTGTTTTCCAGGAAACCTCTTCTGGCTGAGGCGGAGAATTTCactctttttataaaaaatactgtCCACTTCACCAAATTCAACTTCTCCAAGTAAGTACGATGCTCCTCCAGCCAGACTGCATGCAGCCTAGTCCAGCCCCTGCACTGAGCTTGTCTGCCTAGGGGCTGAGCAGCCGAGGTGTCCCAAGAAGCCACGTGCCATCCAGAACGGATGGTGCCTGGGGCAGTTACGATTCAGGATGGTGTGTTCAGGAGAATGCCGGTCGCTGCAGCACCTGCGTTTGCAGATGTAAGAGCAATGGGATGGGGAACCCTCAGAGAGGGACTGGTGTCTGTCTGCCTGTCTAGAGCACTGCAGACAGAGCTGGACAAGGCCAGTCATTCCCAAGGTCTCATTTTACCCcatatatttttgcattgtaGTTCCTGCAAAATGGTTTCACTGAGGCCCAGTAAGGGGCTGTACTGGCCTCACCGCCCCAGGCATGCTGACTGTGCTGCCTTACTCTGGCAGGTGACATGGCTTGGGGCAGCTGAACTGCCCCTGCTATCACCCCTAGAGTGCTAACTCAAGCTGGGTCATTACATCTCACAGCAGTGAGAGCTAGGTGCcggggaagaaaggagaagcacAAAGAcagaggtggaggagaggagctgagAGGGGAAGGACCATGGCAGGTGCTATAAAGGATGATAACTCCATGTGTGATTCCTCTGGGCTGGTTTCCCTCCACCCTCTCTCCAACTGAGGCTTTAGGAGACACAATGACTGTCTCCCCCCGAAGCAGGAGCATTAGTGGTCCCAATCCAGCAGGAGCATCTCCTTTTCAGTCCTGCAGCAGGGCTCCCTGACCTCCCACGCCCCACTCCACCCGTGACagctccccctctctctctttcctgtctCAGGTGCAATACTTTGCAGACCAATGACCCCACCTATTTCAAGAGTTGCACATACGATCCATTCTTCAACCCCTCCTGCCCCGTCTTCCGTGTCCGTGACATGGtggaggcagctggagagacCTTTGGGGACCTCGCACTGCTGgtacttgtttttttaaaagtatgcaaGATGACTCCAAATTCCCCAAGGATGTGGGCAAGGGCTGGGGGACAGGACTGACCTATAAAATGCTAAGGGAATGTGTGATCTGTGAATGTCTGAACAGTAAAGAACTCAGCAAATCTCTGATCCCGTGCTTCTggaataaaatgtgttttgcagGGGGGGAGCATCGGAGTTCGCATTGAGTGGGACTGTGACCTGGATCACCCCGCTGCCCAGTGCCAGCCGCAATACTCCTTCAGCCTGCAGGACAGGAGGTACAATTTTAGGTGAGGATGCAGGGACAGTAGCCACACAGGCCTGTGGGTTGAGCACATGGCAATCGTTTGAGATCTCAGTTTTCCTGATCGATTATCTgaaaggagcagcagggacaaCGGGATGTGGTAACTCAGCGCAGGGTCTGTCAGTACTGGGCTGCTGTGGTAGTTCCTGCACCTTGTAGCTCTGCTCAGTTTGGAGCTGCGCAAGGCATTACCTGCCTGAGGGCAGGGACATGCGGCTGTCCACACCCATGCTGACTCTGAACTGGACACACTGTGAGCTGCATGCTCCCAGTGACCCCGGGCTGGGTGCCAAGTGGACACTGATGCCCCGCTGCTGATGCCAAGCTGGTGAGTCATGGCAGCATGTGCATCACCCACGTCCCAGCCGGCTGGAGGACGCAAGGTGTGCACAGGCACATGGTAGCCCCAGCAGTCGTATGGCACTGGCAGCCCTCTTCCCGCACTGCCTGCGCAGAGCTGTCATGGCTTTCTGAGCTGCATCCAATGTCTCCTGCAGAACTGCCTCCTACTACTGGGACTCCCAGCGGCAGCTCTACCGGAACCTGCTGAAGCTCTACGGCATCCGCTTCGACATCTCCGTGCACGGCCAGGTACTGTCTCCTCTGCAGACCCCGCATGCACAGTCCTGGCGGCCTTCTCACCCGGGCTGACTCCTCgcactgctccctgctgctctctcctgcagccagccccaTGGCTTCCTGCTGGCATCGCTTCTCCCCACCCTGGTGAGCTCTTCACCTCTTTCCAGAGTTTTCcaagcagagcaggaaaaaatggTCTTGCCCATTTGAAGAGAAATTTCTTGGTAATGCCCTGAGCGGGGAGGCTTCCTAGCTGAGGATGTAACATGGGTGTGGTGAGGTGCTGGGCCCTGTAGGCAAGGTGAGCTTGTCTGGGCAGAGGGCCTGTGGGCATCTCTGAGGGTCTTGTGGAGGGAGCACCCTGGCAAAGATCAACCTGAACTTTTCTGAACATGGACAATTGATCCCTTCTTGATTAGTTGTGTCCTTGGGGCAAGGAAAGGCCTGGGCATGATCATGGCTGACACCATTCTGTGCAGCATCACTGACAAGCTCAATACTCAACTGCGCAAGATAGAGCCTGTGCTGAGAGGACCTGCCACCCTGAGAGATGTCCACAGCTGGTCTGCCATGCTTAGCAGGGGCCTTTTCACCTAAAGAGGGCAAAGCACACAGTGCAGGACAGGGTGCACCACTTCTGGGTAGTGAGACTGGGTCCAGGAGGGGTAGAGTGGGAGGGAATAGCCAGGAGAGAGACAGGAACCCAAAAATCTCTTTCCTCAGAGATACCAGGCTCATTTG
This genomic interval from Buteo buteo chromosome 11, bButBut1.hap1.1, whole genome shotgun sequence contains the following:
- the P2RX6 gene encoding P2X purinoceptor 6 isoform X1 gives rise to the protein MTDREPCGGLLDYKTVKFALTRNRRVGLLHRLLQLGVLGYLFGWVLLVQKGYQDTDPAPRAAVVTKLKGAAVAEVGGAGRRLWDAADYARPPQGENVLFLVTNFIATARQGQGTCPESPSVLDAMCTEDADCPMGNPVVRGNGIKTGKCVMFNTTHSTCEIYGWCPVENTTLPRKPLLAEAENFTLFIKNTVHFTKFNFSKCNTLQTNDPTYFKSCTYDPFFNPSCPVFRVRDMVEAAGETFGDLALLGGSIGVRIEWDCDLDHPAAQCQPQYSFSLQDRRYNFRTASYYWDSQRQLYRNLLKLYGIRFDISVHGQAGKFGIIPVAVSFGTSIAFFGAATVVCDLVLLYLDAKADVYWKEKFEEAKPPKGKTEAAA
- the P2RX6 gene encoding P2X purinoceptor 6 isoform X2 gives rise to the protein MTDREPCGGLLDYKTVKFALTRNRRVGLLHRLLQLGVLGYLFGWVLLVQKGYQDTDPAPRAAVVTKLKGAAVAEVGGAGRRLWDAADYARPPQGENVLFLVTNFIATARQGQGTCPESPSVLDAMCTEDADCPMGNPVVRGNGIKTGKCVMFNTTHSTCEIYGWCPVENTTLPRKPLLAEAENFTLFIKNTVHFTKFNFSKCNTLQTNDPTYFKSCTYDPFFNPSCPVFRVRDMVEAAGETFGDLALLGGSIGVRIEWDCDLDHPAAQCQPQYSFSLQDRRTASYYWDSQRQLYRNLLKLYGIRFDISVHGQAGKFGIIPVAVSFGTSIAFFGAATVVCDLVLLYLDAKADVYWKEKFEEAKPPKGKTEAAA